The sequence TGCCGCTCGAGCCCGAGCAGCTCCTCGGCGACGCCCATGCCGTCCGCAGTACCCGTCGACCGCCCGGGATAACTCTGGTGCCGCGACTGCGCCGAACGGGTGGTGCCGTCGCCCCGCGCACAGCCGGCAGCGCGGTCGGCCGACCACTCGTCAGGACACGTCCGGCTCGCGGCGTCGCTCCCAGTACCGATGGCGCGGAGGAACCACGTGACGACAGCGTCAGCACCAGTCCCGGCAGCAGGCACCGCGACGGAGGTCGAGGCGGCCGTCGCGGACGGCATCCGCAGCGTGTTCCAGCCGATCGTCGACCTCGACACCGGGGCGGTCGTCGCGTACGAGGCGCTCGCGCGCGGCCCTCGCGGCAGCGCGCTGGAGCGCCCCGACCAGCTGTTCGCCGCGGCCCGCGAGGCCGGCGTCCTCGCCGAGCTCGACGCCGCCTGCCGCACCGCGGCCTTCCGCGGCGCGATCGAGCAGGGGCTGCTGGCGCCGCTCACGCTCTTCGTCAACGTCGAGCCCGAGGTGCTCGACAGCGCACCGCTCGACGACCTGCTCGCCATCGCCGGCGGGGCCCCGGGTTCCCTCCGCGTCGTCGTGGAGATCACGGAGCGCGCGCTCGCCGCCCGGCCCGCGGAGCTGCTCCGCACCGTCGACCGGGTCCGCGAGATCGGCTGGGGCGTGGCGGTCGACGACGTCGGCGCCGACGCCGTGTCGCTGGCCTTCATGCCCTTGCTGCGTCCCGACGTCGTCAAGCTCGACCTGCGCCTCGTGCAGGAACGTCCCGGTCCGGCGGTCGCGCAGGTGATGAACGCCGTCAACGCTTACGCCGAGAGCACGGGCGCGCTCGTGCTCGCTGAGGGCATCGAGGACGAGCGCCACCTGCGGGTCGCCCGCGGGCTGGGCGCTCGGCTCGGGCAGGGCTGGCTGTTCGGCCGTCCCGGTCCCACCCCCGCCACGGGCCTGGCGGTCGGCGAGCTCCGGCTGCCCACCCCACCGGTCGCCGATCCAGCGGGCACCTCGCCCTTCGCGCTGCTCTCACCGCACCACGAGGTGCGACGCGCTCCCAAGCAGCTGCTCATCGAGCTGAGCAAGCAGCTGGAGCGCGAGGCGCTGCGGCTCGGCGAGACCGCCGTCGTCGCGGCCACCTTCCAGGAGGCGCGGCACTTCACCCCCGCGACCGCCGGGCGCTACCGGGACCTCGTGGAGCGCACCGCGTTCGTCTGCGCGCTGGGCGAGGACCTGCCCGCCGAGCCCCTGCCCGGGCTGCGCGGCACGACGCTCGCGACCGACGACCCCGTCCGCGGCGAGTGGGACGTCGTCGTCCTCGGCCCGCACTTCGGGGCGGCCCTGCTCGCCCGGGACCTCGGTGACACCGGCCCGGACGCGCAGCGCACGTTCGAGTACGCCCTCACCTACGAGCGCGCCACCGTCGTCGACGCCGCCCGGTGCCTGCTGGCCCGCGTCGCGCCGCGCACCCAGCTGCCGCCGGCGACCGTCACCCCGGTTGAGCCGGTCGAGCGCGAGGCGTCCGCCGTCGCGCACCCACCGGCCCCGTCGACGGACCGGGGCAGCCGGCCCGGCGGGGAGGAGTCCGTCCTGCACCGCGCGCTCGCGGCGACCTCGAGCGGCGTCGCGATCGCCGACATGCGCCGCCCCGACCAGCCGCTGGTCTACGTCAACCGCGCGTTCGAGCAGCTGACCGGGTACCGCGCCGAGGACGTCCTCGGTCGCAACTGCCGCTTCATGCAGGGACCCGACACGGACCCGGGGGCGGTCGACGGCATCCGCGCCGCGATCCGCGAGGGCCGCGAGCACCGCGTGACGCTCCTCAACTTCCGCGGGCCCGACCGGACGCCCTGGTGGAACGAGATCTACCTCGCGCCAGTCCGCGGCGAGGACGGCCGGCTGCTGCAGTACATCGGCGTGCAGAACGACGTGACGGCCCGGGTGGAGACGCTGCGCCAGCTGGAGCAGGAGCGCGACCGCGCCCGCACGTACCTCGCCCGCATCGAGCACCTCGCCTACACCGACCCCCTCACCGGGCTCACGAACCGGCGCGGCCTCGAGGAGCGCGTCGACGCAGCGTTGTGGGAGGCGCGACTCGGCGGCCACGGTCTCGCCCTGCTCTTCTGCGACCTCGACGGCTTCAAGGGCGTCAACGACGCCCACGGCCACGCGGCCGGCGACGAGCTGCTCGTGGCCCTCGCCCAGCGCCTGCGCGCCCGCGTGCGCCGCACCGACCTGCTCGCCCGCCTGGGCGGCGACGAGTTCCTCGTCGCCCTGCCCGGGCTCGACCCGGCCCAGGCCGCCGAGGACGCCCGCAGGGTGGCCGACGGCATCGTCGAGGAGCTGTCGCGCCCCGTCGAGCTCGGCACGGGCCGCGTCGAGGTCGGCGCGAGCGTCGGCATCGGCCTGTGCCCGGAGGACGGCACGACGTTCCGTGAGCTGCTGCACCGTGCCGACCAGCGCATGTACGAGGTCAAGGCCGAGCGTCGTGCGGGGAACGTCCGCCGGCTGGGCGTCTAGGACCGCCGATGTCCCCGCCGACCGCTCAGGGGCTGGAGCAGATGTCGGTGTGGAACACGTACGGCGGGGCGCCGACGCGGAAGCGCGCGACCCGGTCGTCGGCGTCCATCTCGAACATCATGTGCCGGCCCGTCGCGCCGTAGTCGGCGCCGACCCCAGGGCTGCTGATCTCGATGGGGACGTAGCGGCCGCCGAACGACGTCGTCTCCCCGCTCAGCCCCGCGACCCACAGCGGGTACGCCGCCACGATGTCGTCGTACGTGCTGCCGATGCCGACGCCCTCGACGGTCGTGATGGGGCCGCCCGTCACGAGGTAGGTCTGGATGGCGCCGTCGTTGTCGACCGTCGCGATCTGCAGCGACTCCAGGTACCGCACGACGCAGTCCCCCTCCACCCGCTCGACCGTCATCTCCGCGCCCGCGGCCGCCTCCAGCGCCGACACCGGCGCCCCGACCGTCAGCTCGCCGAGGCCGAACTGGGTGGCGAGGGCCATGTCCGACGGGTCGGGCTCGGGCTCGGGTTCCGGCTCCGGCGGCACCGGCTCCGCGGTCGACGGGTCCGGCGGCTCGGGCTCGGGTGGTGACGGGTCCGTCGGGACCGGTTCCGGCGGCACGGGCTGCGTCGAGGGCACTGTCGTGACGGGCACCGGCCCGGGGTCCGGCGGGTCGTCGTCCACGCACCCGGCGCCCGCAGAGGCCGCGAGGAGGACCGTCAGGAGCAGGCGGAAGGTCGACGTCATGGTTGTGCCGGCCCAGCCGTGGTTGCGGGCGCGGTCAGCGCTCCGACGAGAAGTTTCTCGATCCCGGAGGTGTCTCGCAGCGGTACGGCCTCCCTGCCCTTCTTCACCTCGGTGCCCGTGCCGCCCGAGGTCACGACCAGGACGGTGTCGTTCGGCGCGCCGACGTCATCGACCCACCGCCGGACGCGCTGCTGATCCGGCTCGTCCGCGCTCCACCGCGCGTCGACCAGCACGGACCGGGCGCCGGAGGTGACGACGAAGTCGTGGGTGCGCCGGGCGCCGAGGACCGTCTCGACCGTCCACCCGTGAGAACCGGCGACCTTCTCCAGCGCCTTCCCGACATCCCGCTGGTGCCGGACCGCGCGGTCGCGCCGTTCCCGCCAGAGCATCGCGACGCCTGCCTTGACGTCGTCGGGCACCCGGGCGTCGTCCTCGATGGCCGCGACGAGCTTCTGCGGGTCGGCCCCGGCCTCGACCGCCTTCTCGAACACGACCTCCACGCCAAGGGCCTTGAGGCTGCCGAGGCGTTGGCCGCTGAGCGACACGTACGCCACCACGGTGCCGAGCGCGACGAGACCGAGTGCGTTCGTCTCGGTCCAGCCGCCCAGGTTGAGGAGCCCGAACACGACGAAGACCCCACCGGCGACCGCGAGAACCCAGGCGACCCACGCAGCCTGCTCCCGCCGTAGCCACCGCCGGGCACGCGTGCGGCCGGGCACGGCCGCGGTCGTCGCGCTCGGTGTGCTCACGACGCGAAGGATGCGCGGCCCGGCCGCGACTGTCTGTGCGTAGAACTACGTACGCCTGTCGCCGAGGTCACCGACCGCCTACGCTCCGTCGCAGCAGGATCGGGGGGCAGATGTCCGTCGTGGCCACACGGGACCTCAGCGCGGCGCTGGACTTCGCCGCGCACGCCGCCACGGTGCGCGACTACGACGACGTGCGGACGATCCTGCTGCCGCACCTGTGTCGGTTCGTCGACGCCCCGGCCGCTGTGCTGCACGAGGTCGACCTCGCCCGCGGCGAGGAGAGCAACCTCTTTTTCCCCGACGCGATGGTCGACCTCGACGCGATCGCCGCGTACGCCGACGTGCAGCACGCGCACCCCTTCTTCGTCGTGGCCGCCGGCGGCGGCGTCGTGCTGGGTCTCCGGCTCTCCGACCTCATGACGCGGCGGACCTGGCGCTCCTCCGCCGTGTACTC comes from Aquipuribacter sp. SD81 and encodes:
- a CDS encoding diguanylate cyclase domain-containing protein; this encodes MTTASAPVPAAGTATEVEAAVADGIRSVFQPIVDLDTGAVVAYEALARGPRGSALERPDQLFAAAREAGVLAELDAACRTAAFRGAIEQGLLAPLTLFVNVEPEVLDSAPLDDLLAIAGGAPGSLRVVVEITERALAARPAELLRTVDRVREIGWGVAVDDVGADAVSLAFMPLLRPDVVKLDLRLVQERPGPAVAQVMNAVNAYAESTGALVLAEGIEDERHLRVARGLGARLGQGWLFGRPGPTPATGLAVGELRLPTPPVADPAGTSPFALLSPHHEVRRAPKQLLIELSKQLEREALRLGETAVVAATFQEARHFTPATAGRYRDLVERTAFVCALGEDLPAEPLPGLRGTTLATDDPVRGEWDVVVLGPHFGAALLARDLGDTGPDAQRTFEYALTYERATVVDAARCLLARVAPRTQLPPATVTPVEPVEREASAVAHPPAPSTDRGSRPGGEESVLHRALAATSSGVAIADMRRPDQPLVYVNRAFEQLTGYRAEDVLGRNCRFMQGPDTDPGAVDGIRAAIREGREHRVTLLNFRGPDRTPWWNEIYLAPVRGEDGRLLQYIGVQNDVTARVETLRQLEQERDRARTYLARIEHLAYTDPLTGLTNRRGLEERVDAALWEARLGGHGLALLFCDLDGFKGVNDAHGHAAGDELLVALAQRLRARVRRTDLLARLGGDEFLVALPGLDPAQAAEDARRVADGIVEELSRPVELGTGRVEVGASVGIGLCPEDGTTFRELLHRADQRMYEVKAERRAGNVRRLGV